A genomic segment from Drosophila miranda strain MSH22 chromosome 3, D.miranda_PacBio2.1, whole genome shotgun sequence encodes:
- the LOC117185719 gene encoding proteasome subunit beta type-5-like gives MALEGICGVDRWPFMRRFDHLQTEWQKELVREATSNFENPYALMAPPFEDPVENLPKILAHCGVKMDFAHGTTTLGFKYQGGVVLCADSRATSGQYIGSQTMKKIVELNDYMLGTLAGGAADCVYWDRVLARDSRLHELRFKRRLSVDAAARMIVNISAEYKGMGLVMGMMLAGYDDEGPKLIYVDSEGMRCHGNVFAVGSGSPYALGVLDTGHRFTMTDQEAFDLARRAIYHATSKDAYSGGIVRLYHINEKGWRNVSNTDCSELYNVYCKDDHTCDDAGLGDAGCCIHETPCASGCQRQKEVPQNEVSVQVAAVTQEGN, from the exons GCACTGGAGGGAATATGCGGCGTCGATCGATGGCCCTTCATGCGGCGCTTCGACCATTTGCAGACCGAGTGGCAGAAGGAGCTGGTGCGGGAAGCCACCAGCAACTTTGAGAATCCCTACGCCCTGATGGCGCCACCATTCGAAGAT CCGGTGGAGAATTTACCCAAAATTCTGGCCCACTGTGGGGTTAAGATGGACTTTGCCCACGGCACAACCACCCTGGGATTCAAGTACCAGGGCGGGGTGGTGCTCTGCGCGGACTCGAGGGCCACTTCGGGACAGTACATCGGATCGCAGACGATGAAGAAGATCGTCGAGCTGAACGACTACATGCTGGGGACCCTGGCCGGCGGAGCGGCCGACTGTGTCTACTGGGACCGAGTGCTGGCCCGGGACAGTCGGCTGCACGAGCTGCGCTTCAAGCGGCGCCTCTCCGTGGACGCGGCGGCGCGGATGATCGTCAACATCTCCGCCGAATACAAGGGCATGGGCCTGGTCATGGGCATGATGCTGGCCGGCTACGACGACGAGGGCCCCAAGCTAATCTACGTGGACTCGGAGGGGATGCGCTGCCACGGCAATGTCTTTGCGGTGGGTAGCGGCTCGCCCTACGCCCTGGGCGTCCTGGACACGGGGCACCGCTTCACAATGACCGACCAGGAGGCCTTCGATCTGGCCAGGCGTGCCATCTACCATGCCACCAGCAAGGACGCCTACTCGGGCGGAATTGTCCGGCTGTACCACATCAACGAGAAGGGCTGGCGCAACGTGTCCAATACGGACTGCTCGGAGCTCTACAATGTCTACTGCAAGGATGATCACACGTGCGATGATGCCGGGCTGGGTGATGCGGGCTGCTGTATCCACGAAACTCCCTGTGCGAGTGGCTGCCAGCGACAGAAGGAGGTGCCGCAGAACGAGGTCTCGGTGCAGGTGGCAGCCGTCACCCAAGAGGGAAACTAA